The following proteins are encoded in a genomic region of Gimesia algae:
- a CDS encoding polyprenol monophosphomannose synthase produces the protein MTDSAHPRLLVTLCTYNERENLELLIPEIHKYLPYAAILVIDDNSPDGTGEYAKELRKADSRIHSIHRTGKLGLGTATIAGFQYAIENHYELVLNLDADFSHPPRFMPDLVEATKAADVAIGSRYVPGGKIEGWGPKRYFMSGAINWYARLLLRLKSRDCSGSFRCYRVSKLAEIDFALLRAKGYAFQEEILYRCRRVGCTFREVPFTFEERRFGSSKINMGEAFSALGVMLVLGFDNCLGKRVRTLPSDSAE, from the coding sequence ATGACCGATTCTGCACATCCCCGACTGTTAGTGACATTGTGTACCTACAATGAGCGAGAAAATCTGGAGCTGTTGATTCCAGAGATACATAAGTACTTACCTTATGCTGCGATTCTGGTGATTGATGATAATTCACCCGACGGTACGGGAGAGTATGCCAAAGAACTGCGAAAGGCTGATTCTCGCATTCATTCCATCCATCGTACGGGGAAACTGGGGTTGGGAACTGCCACGATTGCCGGTTTTCAATATGCAATTGAAAATCATTACGAACTGGTACTGAATCTGGACGCCGACTTCAGTCATCCTCCCAGGTTCATGCCGGATCTGGTCGAGGCGACGAAAGCAGCGGATGTGGCCATTGGTTCGCGTTATGTCCCGGGAGGTAAGATTGAAGGCTGGGGACCCAAACGCTATTTCATGAGTGGGGCCATCAACTGGTACGCCCGGTTGTTATTAAGACTCAAATCCCGTGACTGTAGTGGCAGCTTTCGTTGTTATCGGGTTTCCAAACTGGCTGAGATCGATTTTGCTCTGTTGCGTGCCAAAGGATATGCGTTCCAGGAAGAGATCCTGTACCGTTGTCGGAGAGTCGGGTGCACTTTTCGGGAAGTCCCCTTTACGTTCGAGGAACGCCGGTTTGGAAGCTCTAAAATCAATATGGGCGAGGCGTTCTCTGCTTTAGGGGTGATGCTGGTGCTGGGGTTTGATAACTGTCTGGGAAAGCGGGTACGCACGCTGCCCTCCGATTCTGCAGAGTAA
- a CDS encoding DEAD/DEAH box helicase, whose amino-acid sequence MNPKQKKKKKKPAKTSFSELGLNEKILKDLSKAGYETPSPIQSELIPIAVTGQDCIGQARTGTGKTAAFSLPVLQQLDFRRPGMQALILAPTRELSEQVAAEIRKLCTSKSLSIAVLVGGKPVRPQENQLKKGAQIAVGTPGRVIDHINRGNLKLGTLGFVVLDEADRMLDIGFRPDIEKILRKCPEKRQTLLLSATLPPPVERLANRYMQNPVMIDLSEDKVSVDAIDQYYITVDPDRKIKLLSRLLFQERPKQTIVFTRTKRGADKLDRIFSKKLKDVAAIHGDLPQPKRDRVLKQFREGKIRLLIATDVMGRGIDVSGISHIINFDIPEFSDDYVHRIGRVGRLSSDQKGAAFTFVAPDEGEQLTNIENRINNMVTEFRIDGFEAYKPKKPRKKIEKVSHLGSTEHLLNPDFGDF is encoded by the coding sequence ATGAATCCCAAACAGAAAAAGAAGAAAAAAAAACCAGCTAAAACCAGTTTTTCAGAATTAGGATTGAATGAAAAAATCCTGAAGGACTTAAGTAAGGCAGGGTATGAAACCCCCAGCCCGATTCAGTCTGAACTGATTCCTATCGCCGTTACTGGTCAGGACTGCATAGGCCAGGCCCGCACCGGAACCGGTAAAACGGCAGCGTTTTCACTGCCTGTGCTGCAGCAACTTGACTTCAGGCGGCCCGGGATGCAGGCCCTGATTCTGGCTCCGACCCGCGAATTGAGTGAGCAGGTGGCCGCTGAAATCCGGAAACTATGCACCTCGAAATCGTTGAGCATCGCTGTCCTGGTTGGAGGCAAACCGGTCCGCCCCCAGGAAAACCAGTTGAAAAAAGGGGCACAGATCGCCGTGGGGACCCCCGGGCGGGTGATTGACCACATCAACCGCGGTAACCTCAAACTGGGCACACTGGGATTTGTCGTGCTGGATGAGGCAGACCGGATGCTTGACATCGGCTTCCGACCGGATATTGAAAAGATTCTGCGGAAGTGCCCCGAGAAAAGACAGACGCTGCTTCTGTCCGCAACCTTACCCCCGCCTGTGGAGCGACTGGCAAATCGCTACATGCAGAACCCTGTGATGATTGACCTCTCTGAGGATAAAGTCAGCGTCGATGCCATCGATCAGTACTACATCACCGTTGACCCCGACCGTAAAATCAAACTGCTGTCTCGACTGCTGTTTCAAGAACGACCGAAACAGACGATTGTGTTTACCCGAACAAAACGCGGTGCCGACAAACTGGACCGAATCTTCTCTAAAAAGCTCAAAGATGTGGCTGCCATCCATGGAGATTTACCTCAACCCAAACGCGATCGGGTTCTGAAACAATTCCGTGAAGGAAAAATCAGACTTTTGATTGCTACTGATGTGATGGGGCGTGGCATTGATGTCAGTGGCATTTCCCATATCATCAATTTCGATATCCCGGAATTCAGCGATGATTATGTGCACCGCATTGGTCGTGTCGGTCGGCTCTCTTCCGATCAGAAAGGGGCTGCCTTCACATTTGTTGCGCCTGATGAAGGGGAACAGCTGACGAATATCGAGAACCGGATCAACAATATGGTGACTGAGTTTCGCATCGATGGTTTTGAAGCTTATAAACCTAAAAAACCTCGGAAGAAAATCGAAAAGGTCTCCCACCTGGGCAGCACCGAGCATCTGCTCAATCCCGATTTTGGTGATTTTTAA
- the panB gene encoding 3-methyl-2-oxobutanoate hydroxymethyltransferase yields the protein MSEASPARPQKFTVPRFLAAKEKKQKITMLTAYDYLSAKILDEAGLDCLLVGDTLGMVVQGKSTTLPVTVDEMIYHGEMVSRAVERALIIVDMPFMSFHISPAQALENAGRILKETGADAVKLEGGVNQAKTIEAIASADIPVMAHLGLKPQSVRAIGSMGKIQRDEDQLIADALAAERAGAFGILLEMITAPIARQITDTVTVPTIGIGSGSGCDGQVLVTPDMLGMNPDFHPRFLKKYANFAADMKSAVQTYASEVREGTFPDDSHSHH from the coding sequence GTGTCCGAAGCGTCCCCCGCACGGCCCCAGAAGTTTACTGTCCCCCGGTTTCTCGCAGCCAAAGAGAAAAAGCAGAAAATCACCATGTTGACAGCCTATGATTACCTGTCAGCAAAAATTCTGGATGAAGCCGGTCTGGACTGCCTGCTGGTAGGCGACACTTTAGGAATGGTCGTACAAGGCAAGAGTACTACATTGCCTGTGACTGTTGACGAAATGATCTATCACGGGGAAATGGTAAGTCGCGCAGTTGAGCGCGCCCTCATCATTGTTGACATGCCTTTTATGTCCTTTCACATTTCCCCGGCACAGGCTTTAGAGAACGCCGGACGAATCCTGAAAGAGACGGGAGCCGATGCCGTCAAACTGGAAGGGGGAGTCAACCAGGCAAAAACCATTGAAGCGATCGCGTCCGCAGATATCCCCGTGATGGCACATCTGGGCCTGAAACCACAGTCCGTACGTGCGATTGGCAGCATGGGAAAGATTCAGCGTGATGAAGATCAATTGATTGCCGATGCACTCGCCGCGGAACGGGCCGGTGCCTTTGGAATTCTATTGGAAATGATTACTGCTCCGATCGCCCGGCAGATTACTGATACAGTCACAGTGCCCACCATCGGAATCGGATCGGGCTCAGGTTGCGATGGGCAGGTCTTGGTCACTCCGGATATGCTGGGAATGAACCCCGATTTCCATCCCCGTTTCCTGAAGAAATATGCCAATTTTGCAGCAGATATGAAATCCGCTGTCCAGACATATGCCAGTGAAGTGCGGGAAGGCACATTTCCTGATGACTCCCACAGTCATCACTAA
- a CDS encoding FAD-dependent oxidoreductase → MPEKVVVIGSGPAGWAACIYTSRANLEPLCFEGAISEENRLQGTLPLGQLALTTEVENYPGFPAGNLESYLDGSIDKSKRQYMAPHLGHGVSGPELMELMRQQSVNFGTKVVTDDVVDVDFSTHPFKITRANGESVEALSVIIATGARANYLGLESENRFKNMGVSACAVCDGAMPRFRNHPLVVVGGGDSAMEEANYLTKFASKVYIIHRRDEFRASKIMAERALANEKIEVKWNSVVEEVLGDDEKGVTGVRIRSTVDESQTEDLDASGYFAAIGHTPNTNFLKGQIETNDKGFIEWKIPFRTNTNVEGVFAAGDVADDNYKQAITAAGSGCMAALDAERWLVEKGFE, encoded by the coding sequence GTGCCAGAAAAAGTCGTCGTGATCGGATCAGGACCCGCTGGTTGGGCAGCTTGCATTTACACATCTCGAGCCAACTTGGAACCCCTCTGCTTCGAAGGAGCGATATCTGAGGAAAATCGACTGCAGGGGACCCTTCCTCTGGGACAGCTGGCTTTAACCACGGAAGTCGAGAATTATCCGGGTTTTCCAGCCGGGAATCTGGAATCATACCTCGATGGTTCGATCGATAAATCTAAGCGACAGTATATGGCGCCCCATCTGGGGCATGGTGTCAGTGGTCCTGAGTTAATGGAACTGATGCGTCAACAGTCGGTCAATTTCGGTACCAAAGTCGTGACTGATGATGTGGTGGATGTCGATTTTTCTACGCATCCATTCAAAATTACACGTGCTAACGGTGAAAGCGTCGAAGCGCTGTCCGTGATCATTGCCACCGGTGCCCGAGCGAACTATCTGGGGCTCGAATCGGAAAACCGTTTTAAGAACATGGGCGTTTCCGCGTGTGCTGTCTGTGATGGAGCCATGCCCCGCTTCCGGAATCACCCGCTGGTTGTGGTTGGCGGAGGTGACAGCGCCATGGAAGAAGCCAATTACCTGACCAAGTTTGCGTCCAAGGTTTATATCATCCACCGTCGTGACGAATTTCGTGCCAGCAAAATCATGGCGGAGCGGGCGCTTGCCAACGAAAAAATCGAGGTGAAATGGAATTCTGTCGTCGAGGAAGTTCTGGGCGATGACGAAAAAGGGGTGACCGGAGTGCGGATTCGCAGCACGGTTGATGAAAGTCAGACCGAAGATCTGGATGCCTCCGGCTATTTTGCTGCCATTGGTCACACACCCAATACCAACTTCCTTAAAGGACAGATTGAAACGAACGACAAAGGTTTCATTGAATGGAAGATTCCCTTCCGTACGAATACCAATGTGGAAGGTGTATTTGCCGCCGGAGATGTCGCCGATGATAACTACAAACAGGCCATTACAGCAGCGGGCAGCGGATGTATGGCTGCTTTGGATGCCGAACGCTGGCTTGTTGAAAAAGGTTTTGAATAA
- a CDS encoding M24 family metallopeptidase, producing the protein MLTQEGCLARQKRLWESVPDHLEWILIADPRHVLYLSNFLVQPCSFSRGERALLLLDRDKGVTLVGDNFTLRSSAAEFYVDHEAIETWYDHKHSVENRDHALFKALKSVVPQLKGRPGAIEAEWLPVGALQELEISQTDATLELGSVLRKLRRQKHADEIALLKQCMQACDAGHACAREVVEAGKSEFDIFRKVQAAVLQAAGLPVIIYGDFRASTPAVPKAGGLPTGHVLANGDLFVLDYSVVIHGYRSDFTNTIAVGEPSADQQMLFGLCQAAMQGGESTLKAGTKCADVHAATAAPIWEAGYQENFQHHAGHGLGLGHPEAPILVPESIDTLLAGDVVTLEPGVYVEGIGGMRIEHNYLITEDGFERLSNHVIALK; encoded by the coding sequence ATGCTGACTCAAGAAGGTTGTCTGGCACGACAGAAACGGTTGTGGGAATCGGTTCCCGATCACCTGGAATGGATTCTGATCGCGGACCCCCGTCACGTTCTGTATCTTTCCAACTTCCTGGTGCAGCCCTGCAGCTTTTCACGGGGTGAGCGGGCATTGTTGCTGCTGGATCGTGATAAAGGTGTCACCCTGGTTGGTGATAATTTCACTCTCCGTTCTTCCGCTGCTGAGTTTTATGTCGATCATGAAGCGATTGAAACCTGGTACGATCACAAACACTCCGTCGAAAATCGCGACCATGCACTTTTTAAAGCCTTGAAGTCAGTAGTACCTCAGCTGAAAGGTCGTCCCGGTGCGATTGAAGCAGAATGGCTGCCGGTAGGAGCATTGCAGGAACTGGAGATCTCTCAGACCGATGCGACTCTGGAACTGGGAAGCGTCCTGCGTAAATTACGTCGTCAGAAACATGCTGATGAAATTGCGTTACTCAAACAATGCATGCAGGCTTGCGATGCCGGGCATGCGTGTGCCCGAGAAGTCGTCGAAGCGGGTAAAAGTGAATTCGATATCTTCCGCAAAGTCCAGGCGGCAGTCCTGCAGGCCGCGGGTCTGCCCGTCATAATTTACGGTGACTTCCGTGCGTCAACTCCTGCTGTTCCCAAGGCGGGGGGATTACCTACCGGTCATGTCTTGGCGAATGGCGATCTGTTCGTCCTGGATTATTCGGTGGTGATTCACGGTTATCGCAGTGACTTCACAAACACGATTGCAGTCGGTGAGCCATCGGCTGATCAGCAGATGCTGTTCGGCCTCTGTCAGGCAGCCATGCAGGGAGGTGAGTCGACACTCAAAGCAGGTACAAAATGTGCCGACGTGCATGCAGCGACTGCCGCACCGATCTGGGAAGCCGGCTATCAGGAGAACTTCCAGCACCATGCCGGTCACGGACTGGGACTCGGTCATCCCGAAGCACCGATCCTGGTTCCTGAGAGCATTGATACGCTTTTGGCGGGAGATGTTGTTACATTGGAGCCTGGGGTGTATGTGGAAGGGATTGGCGGAATGCGGATCGAGCATAACTATCTGATTACAGAAGATGGATTTGAGCGATTGAGTAACCACGTGATCGCGCTGAAATAA
- a CDS encoding alpha/beta fold hydrolase gives MNFRDQIKNEYPFESHWLKVDGHQYHYLDEGAGPVLLMVHGNPTWSFAWRRLIKQLSQKYRVIAVDHMGCGLSDKPQNYSYQLATHIKNLKTLIRELDLQNITLFAHDWGGAIGMGAAVDLPERFQRFVLMNTAAFRSQEIPLRIAVCRIPFLGAWGVRGLNLFSGAAVKMAVEKPERMTAEAKAGFLGPYDSWKNRIAVHQFVKDIPLKPSHPSYQTLQHVEAGLQQFTEHPMLLIWGEKDWCFTTNFLDEFERRFPDAETLRIPDAGHYVFEDAHEVMLPRIEAFLEQHV, from the coding sequence ATGAATTTTCGTGATCAGATTAAAAATGAATACCCGTTTGAATCCCATTGGTTGAAGGTCGACGGTCATCAATATCACTATCTGGATGAAGGCGCAGGCCCGGTCCTGCTGATGGTGCACGGTAATCCGACGTGGAGTTTTGCCTGGAGACGACTGATCAAACAGCTCTCTCAAAAATACCGTGTGATCGCTGTGGACCACATGGGGTGTGGGTTGTCTGATAAACCTCAGAATTATTCATATCAACTGGCGACACACATCAAGAACCTGAAAACCCTGATTCGGGAACTGGATCTGCAAAATATTACTTTATTTGCGCATGACTGGGGCGGTGCCATCGGCATGGGAGCAGCCGTCGATTTGCCGGAGCGGTTCCAGCGATTTGTGCTTATGAATACTGCCGCTTTTCGTTCGCAGGAAATCCCCCTGCGGATCGCCGTCTGCCGCATCCCGTTTCTGGGGGCCTGGGGGGTACGAGGTTTGAACCTGTTTTCAGGAGCTGCAGTGAAAATGGCGGTTGAGAAACCCGAACGGATGACCGCGGAAGCCAAAGCCGGATTCCTCGGCCCTTATGATTCCTGGAAAAATCGGATCGCCGTCCATCAGTTTGTCAAAGACATCCCCTTAAAACCTTCACACCCCAGCTATCAGACACTGCAGCATGTAGAAGCGGGGTTGCAGCAGTTCACAGAGCACCCCATGTTGTTGATCTGGGGGGAAAAGGACTGGTGCTTCACGACCAACTTTCTTGATGAATTTGAACGCCGTTTCCCAGACGCGGAAACTCTGCGAATTCCCGATGCCGGTCATTACGTATTTGAAGATGCACACGAAGTCATGCTGCCCCGCATTGAGGCGTTTCTGGAGCAGCATGTTTGA
- a CDS encoding tetratricopeptide repeat protein, which translates to MRSLLIVSTVFLFVGSPEQVSAQKYLSAPVQQSRSHQHHHRGSSYHRNSYPRNYGRTWPNPGWSVSGYSGNTSFNFSFPGNSYYGNPWGPYMYNRFGYYSTDAFIPGNPVLYSNGYSINGFYPILPGQGISPPAVYPYSNIPGTLPTDPNSSQFYGPAASNVPLNNALQNDLERWNDKNYLPEPSRKIQKYIVPSTRHARELSLRNQVKGDEYFKKLDYRRAYERYKLAASLTKDLATPHFRKGYSLVALGQYDRAAFEFKQGLELDPTWPSTGESLNELFGADQVIAKDSMVNQVAEWVKEDIRDPERLFVFGVVLHFNGQTEEAHDVMETAARLAGRGDHFLAFLNPQPVPVDQQTVKQKGRNQQGYVVDPAKTRPPAFESKQTPVLPGKPLGPARSQPLSKPLPPPPQKIPQKPAGNDSALPPLPQKADAPGEPLIPLPEPVKSQPQAPLLIPPK; encoded by the coding sequence ATGCGATCACTTCTCATCGTGAGCACAGTTTTTCTGTTTGTGGGATCTCCTGAGCAGGTTTCTGCCCAGAAGTATCTTTCCGCACCCGTGCAACAGTCTCGCTCCCATCAGCACCATCATCGGGGAAGCTCATACCATAGAAACTCATACCCACGCAATTATGGACGTACCTGGCCTAATCCGGGCTGGTCTGTCAGTGGTTACTCGGGAAATACCAGTTTCAACTTCTCGTTTCCCGGAAATTCCTATTATGGAAATCCGTGGGGGCCTTATATGTATAACCGATTTGGTTATTACAGTACGGATGCATTTATCCCTGGAAATCCGGTCCTCTATTCCAATGGATATTCCATAAACGGTTTTTATCCGATTTTACCGGGACAGGGAATTTCTCCCCCCGCCGTTTATCCTTACAGTAATATTCCCGGTACTTTGCCCACAGATCCGAATTCATCACAATTTTATGGACCAGCGGCGAGTAACGTACCGCTCAATAATGCACTCCAGAATGATCTGGAACGCTGGAACGACAAGAATTACCTCCCGGAACCTTCTCGCAAGATTCAGAAGTACATTGTTCCCTCTACTCGACATGCCCGGGAGTTGAGCCTGCGGAATCAGGTAAAGGGGGATGAATACTTTAAGAAACTGGATTATCGCCGGGCCTACGAGCGTTACAAGCTGGCAGCATCCTTGACGAAAGACCTCGCCACTCCGCATTTCAGAAAAGGATATTCTCTGGTTGCCCTGGGGCAGTACGATCGCGCTGCCTTTGAGTTTAAACAGGGTCTGGAGCTGGATCCCACCTGGCCTTCGACGGGAGAAAGTCTGAACGAACTGTTCGGTGCAGATCAGGTAATTGCCAAAGATTCGATGGTGAATCAGGTTGCTGAATGGGTGAAAGAAGATATTCGTGACCCGGAACGGTTATTTGTGTTTGGAGTCGTCCTGCATTTTAACGGTCAGACCGAAGAGGCGCATGATGTCATGGAAACCGCTGCCCGGCTGGCTGGTCGCGGTGATCATTTTCTGGCATTCCTGAATCCTCAGCCTGTCCCCGTCGATCAGCAGACGGTGAAACAGAAAGGTAGAAATCAGCAAGGTTATGTTGTAGACCCTGCGAAAACCCGACCGCCAGCGTTCGAATCCAAACAGACTCCGGTCCTTCCAGGAAAGCCACTGGGGCCAGCCCGATCTCAACCACTTTCCAAGCCTCTGCCTCCCCCTCCGCAGAAAATTCCCCAAAAGCCTGCAGGCAACGATTCAGCACTGCCTCCTCTTCCACAAAAGGCAGATGCACCGGGTGAGCCGTTGATTCCTCTGCCAGAGCCTGTTAAAAGTCAACCACAAGCACCGTTGTTGATACCACCAAAATGA
- the ftsH gene encoding ATP-dependent zinc metalloprotease FtsH encodes MASPPENPQANPPKGKAPQKQPGKETQNAPSTGPWLIILLILVIGSLMLMKTSPENTGSKVDYSFFISELKRGNVDSVDFHGDILTGKWKTKPENPDKEKKDEKLSEEFNTVLPSHPVEDRDLVPELIKHDVTFKAESTNVGIGAYILPWLIGPLLIIGFFWFMLKRSSDPMGSGMLGNFTKSPAKRFRPSEEQTTFDDVAAMEQAKAELQEVVEFLKTPAKFQRLGAQIPKGVLLMGSPGTGKTLLARATAGEAGVPFYSINGSEFIQMFVGVGASRVRDLFRTAKENAPCIIFVDEIDAVGRIRGAGLGGGHDEREQTLNQMLSEMDGFQQNEAVIIIAATNRPDVLDPALLRPGRFDRHITVDRPTKEGRAAILKVHSRKIPLSEDVDLHKIAAGTIGFSGADLKNLVNEAALSATRLNKGQVDNDDFDNARDRVLMGPPREEILSKKEREMTAYHEAGHALLAWLLPEIDPVHKVTVIPRGRALGVTQLLPDEERYNMGEKHLHSQLAFMLGGRAAEGIVFGEHTAGAADDIKRATQITRKMVGQWGMSDVIGPVAFRHSDENPFLGKDMKSQGECSEETAHVIDQEMQRFMNAAEERAEKILTENREKLDLLAKALVEQEAIDSNDIKRLIGVSVREQASLDSLSQSGLDSESDPQPE; translated from the coding sequence ATGGCCTCTCCTCCGGAGAACCCCCAGGCAAATCCTCCCAAAGGCAAAGCTCCTCAGAAGCAACCAGGTAAAGAAACTCAGAATGCCCCATCGACCGGTCCCTGGTTAATTATCCTGCTCATCCTGGTGATCGGCAGTCTGATGTTGATGAAAACTTCGCCGGAAAATACTGGTTCGAAGGTGGATTACAGTTTCTTTATTTCAGAACTGAAGCGGGGGAACGTTGATTCCGTTGACTTCCATGGTGATATCCTGACAGGAAAATGGAAAACCAAGCCAGAGAATCCTGATAAAGAGAAAAAAGATGAAAAGCTGTCCGAAGAATTTAATACTGTCCTGCCTTCACATCCAGTCGAAGACCGGGACCTGGTTCCGGAACTGATCAAACACGATGTAACTTTCAAGGCGGAGAGCACGAATGTAGGTATTGGTGCCTATATTCTCCCGTGGTTGATTGGACCATTGTTGATTATCGGCTTCTTCTGGTTCATGTTAAAACGATCTTCAGATCCCATGGGCTCCGGCATGCTGGGTAATTTTACCAAAAGTCCGGCAAAACGATTTCGTCCCTCGGAAGAACAAACCACCTTCGATGACGTGGCTGCCATGGAACAGGCCAAGGCGGAACTACAGGAAGTCGTGGAATTCTTAAAGACTCCCGCCAAGTTCCAGCGTCTGGGGGCACAGATCCCAAAAGGCGTGCTGTTGATGGGCTCGCCGGGAACCGGAAAAACACTGCTGGCACGTGCGACTGCGGGTGAGGCAGGAGTTCCCTTTTATTCCATCAATGGTTCTGAATTTATCCAGATGTTTGTCGGTGTTGGGGCCAGTCGAGTACGCGACTTGTTTCGTACGGCAAAAGAAAATGCCCCCTGTATCATCTTCGTAGATGAAATCGATGCCGTGGGTCGAATTCGAGGCGCCGGTCTGGGCGGTGGCCATGATGAACGGGAACAGACCCTCAATCAGATGTTGAGTGAGATGGACGGTTTCCAGCAGAATGAAGCTGTGATCATCATCGCTGCCACTAATCGTCCCGATGTATTGGACCCGGCATTACTGCGTCCCGGACGCTTTGACAGACATATTACAGTGGATCGTCCCACGAAAGAGGGTCGGGCCGCGATTTTGAAAGTTCACTCAAGGAAGATCCCACTTTCAGAAGATGTTGATTTACACAAAATTGCTGCAGGCACAATTGGATTCTCTGGCGCCGATTTGAAGAATCTGGTGAATGAAGCAGCATTGTCGGCAACCCGTTTAAATAAAGGGCAGGTCGACAATGACGATTTTGATAATGCCCGAGATCGTGTCCTGATGGGACCGCCTCGCGAGGAGATCTTGAGCAAAAAAGAAAGGGAAATGACAGCCTATCACGAAGCCGGTCATGCATTGCTGGCCTGGTTATTGCCGGAAATTGATCCGGTACACAAAGTCACCGTAATTCCTCGTGGCAGAGCATTGGGTGTGACCCAGCTTCTTCCCGATGAAGAACGTTATAACATGGGAGAGAAACATCTTCACTCCCAGTTAGCGTTCATGTTAGGCGGACGCGCTGCAGAAGGCATTGTGTTTGGTGAACACACCGCCGGAGCAGCAGATGATATTAAACGTGCTACCCAGATCACACGAAAAATGGTGGGACAGTGGGGCATGAGTGATGTGATCGGACCAGTGGCATTCCGCCACTCCGATGAAAACCCGTTCCTGGGGAAAGACATGAAATCTCAAGGCGAATGCAGTGAAGAAACAGCACACGTCATTGACCAGGAAATGCAGCGATTCATGAACGCTGCTGAAGAACGGGCCGAAAAAATATTAACAGAAAACAGGGAGAAACTTGATCTGCTGGCAAAAGCACTCGTAGAACAAGAGGCCATTGACAGTAATGACATCAAGCGTTTGATTGGGGTTTCGGTTCGAGAACAGGCAAGTCTCGACAGTTTAAGTCAGTCTGGTTTGGACAGCGAAAGCGACCCGCAACCAGAGTAA
- the bioF gene encoding 8-amino-7-oxononanoate synthase, protein MSSSEFSDWIEDDLQKLRKEGLFRTRRTFKPLPNGRCLLEGQELINLSSNDYLNLAHDPRLISAAASALQEMGVGARASALVSGRTEWHARLEQRLADFEGTEAAILFPSGYAANLGVVSAIAGEGDTIYCDRLNHASLIDGCRLAGAAFRVYRHDRLEKLKRELDKKTGEGKTIIVTDSIFSMDGTWAPLVELCDLAEQHHAYLVVDEAHGTGVWGETGRGLAEELNVESRVTIRIGTLSKGLGAMGGFVAGSDSLINWLWNRVRTQIYSTALPPAICAAACESLLIIKAEPERKQHLHQLSVFLRQELAHRSLLADVTSSGPIIPVILENPERTMSIAADLQAAGFLVGAIRPPTVPHGTSRLRISVTSAHQRDDLERFLKALDCSLARYGESR, encoded by the coding sequence ATGTCCTCTTCTGAATTCTCGGACTGGATAGAAGATGACCTGCAGAAACTCCGGAAAGAAGGTTTGTTTCGTACGCGACGAACCTTCAAGCCGCTGCCAAATGGGCGCTGTCTGCTGGAAGGCCAGGAGCTGATCAATCTTTCCAGTAATGACTATCTCAATCTGGCTCACGATCCACGTCTGATTTCTGCTGCTGCTTCAGCACTACAGGAAATGGGAGTGGGCGCGCGCGCCAGTGCCCTGGTGAGTGGTCGTACCGAATGGCATGCTCGGCTCGAACAACGACTGGCTGATTTTGAGGGTACGGAAGCGGCGATTCTGTTTCCCAGTGGTTATGCGGCGAACCTGGGAGTTGTGTCTGCCATCGCGGGTGAGGGAGACACAATCTATTGTGATCGTCTGAATCATGCCAGCCTGATCGATGGATGTCGACTCGCAGGGGCAGCGTTCCGCGTCTATCGTCATGATCGTCTCGAGAAGCTGAAACGGGAACTGGATAAAAAAACGGGTGAAGGGAAAACGATCATTGTGACGGATTCGATCTTCAGCATGGATGGTACCTGGGCACCTCTGGTTGAACTCTGTGATCTGGCAGAACAACATCATGCGTATCTGGTAGTAGATGAAGCACACGGGACGGGAGTCTGGGGCGAGACGGGACGCGGACTGGCTGAAGAATTGAATGTGGAATCAAGAGTCACCATTCGCATCGGTACGCTCAGTAAGGGGCTGGGAGCCATGGGAGGATTTGTGGCTGGCTCAGATTCTCTGATCAACTGGCTCTGGAACCGGGTACGGACACAAATTTATTCGACTGCCCTGCCCCCGGCAATCTGTGCAGCGGCCTGTGAATCTCTCCTGATTATTAAGGCAGAACCAGAGCGCAAACAGCATCTGCATCAACTATCCGTATTTCTGCGCCAGGAACTGGCACATCGATCACTCCTGGCTGACGTTACGTCTAGCGGACCGATCATTCCCGTGATTCTGGAAAATCCTGAACGAACGATGTCGATTGCAGCAGATTTACAGGCTGCTGGATTTCTTGTCGGGGCAATCCGACCTCCCACCGTCCCTCACGGGACCTCCCGTCTGCGAATTTCAGTCACCAGTGCTCATCAGCGCGATGATCTGGAGCGGTTTTTAAAAGCGTTGGATTGTTCCCTCGCCAGATACGGGGAATCGCGATAA